In Tachysurus fulvidraco isolate hzauxx_2018 chromosome 11, HZAU_PFXX_2.0, whole genome shotgun sequence, one DNA window encodes the following:
- the klc3 gene encoding kinesin light chain 3 — MLSAEEILSSTRQVIAGLEALREENRSLLDILKETLLSRTTGDNSSLEEEKSGIILQSLDKIELGLGEAQMIMALSAHLGSLEAEKQKLRAQVRRLCQENQWLRDELAGAQQKLQEREQEVVALEEQNNHLQFMSSIRKYDQDELSLEDKDISSVKESLDDLFPTDEEEQRQMSQPHRSAITAAHQAGYEIPARLRTLHNLVIQYASQGRYEVAVPLCKQALEDLEKTSGHCHPDVATMLNILALVYRDQNKYKEAATLLNDALTIREETLGMDHPAVAATLNNLAVLYGKRGKYKEAEPLCKRALEIREKVLGKDHPDVAKQLNNLALLCQNQGKYQEVEDYYKRALHIYQNQPGPDDANVAKTKNNLASCYLKQGKYRQAEALYKEILTRAHEKEFGSVEGDGRPLWVHTKEGSSRQESLKRSGSFTKLRESLRRSSEKLVKKLKGAGTQETAPRNPGMKRANSLNVLNVGIRESQDTVRNLNRLTDRRALSSSTQSLARRSSLSGDG, encoded by the exons ATGTTGTCAGCAGAGGAGATCTTGAGCAGCACAAGGCAGGTGATCGCAGGACTGGAGGCTCTGCGTGAGGAGAACCGCAGTCTGCTGGACATCCTGAAGGAGACACTGCTGAGCCGGACAACCGGTGACAACAGCAGTCTAGAGGAGGAGAAAAGTGGCATCATTTTACAGTCCCTGGACAAAATTGAACTGGGATTAGGAGAGGCACAG ATGATAATGGCTCTGTCGGCACACCTGGGTTCCCTGGAGgcagagaaacagaaactgCGTGCTCAGGTGAGGCGGCTGTGCCAGGAGAACCAGTGGCTGCGAGATGAGCTGGCTGGAGCTCAGCAGAAGCTGCAGGAACGTGAGCAGGAAGTGGTGGCACTAGAGGAGCAAAACAACCACCTGCAGTTCATGAGCAGCATCCGCAAGTACGACCAAGATGAGCTGTCACTG GAGGATAAAGACATTTCCTCAGTTAAGGAGTCTCTTGATGATCTCTTCCCCACTGATGAAGAAGAGCAAAGACAGA TGTCTCAACCACACCGTAGTGCAATAACTGCAGCCCACCAGGCCGGATATGAGATCCCTGCCAGACTTAGAACTCTACACAACCTGGTGATTCAGTATGCATCTCAGGGCCGATACGAGGTAGCTGTGCCTCTTTGCAAACAGGCTCTGGAAGACCTGGAGAAAACCTCTGGGCATTGCCATCCAGATGTGGCCACTATGCTAAACATCTTGGCACTTGTGTACAG GGACCAGAACAAATATAAAGAAGCTGCCACTCTGTTGAATGACGCATTAACAATACGTGAGGAGACACTTGGCATGGACCACCCGGCA GTCGCAGCTACTCTAAATAATCTAGCTGTGCTCTATGGTAAAAGAGGGAAGTATAAAGAAGCAGAGCCTCTGTGCAAGAGAGCACTGGAGATCAGAGAAAAG GTGCTTGGGAAAGACCACCCTGATGTAGCGAAGCAGCTCAATAATCTGGCTCTGCTGTGCCAGAACCAGGGCAAGTACCAGGAGGTGGAGGACTACTACAAGAGAGCCCTTCATATTTACCAGAATCAGCCAGGCCCAGATGATGCAAATGTGGCCAAAACCAAAAATAACCTG gcCTCATGCTACCTCAAGCAGGGGAAGTACAGACAAGCTGAAGCTCTGTATAAAGAGATCCTGACACGTGCTCATGAGAAGGAGTTCGGATCAGTGGAAG GAGATGGAAGACCACTTTGGGTGCACACCAAAGAGGGAAGCTCTAGGCAG GAAAGCTTGAAGCGCAGTGGTTCTTTTACGAAGCTTCGGGAATCTCTGAGGCGGAGCAGTGAAAAGCTGGTTAAGAAGCTCAAAGGGGCTGGAACACAAGAAACAGCACCTCGCAATCCTGG AATGAAAAGAGCAAATTCCCTCAATGTGCTGAATGTAGGAATAAGGGAGAGTCAGGACACTGTAAGG AATCTCAACAGGCTGACAGACCGTCGTGCTCTGAGCTCCAGCACTCAGAGTTTAGCCCGTCGGAGCTCTTTAAGTGGAGATGGTTAA